One window of Pectobacterium carotovorum genomic DNA carries:
- a CDS encoding type III secretion system protein: protein MNVWRRGRGFVQMLEHKQDILHGNIATAENCLSQIKLLIIQHQQECMSIDQQMKKLTPSGLVSRDDIYAGIRRQGALLNRQQFITQEIKQLEGKKDTEERKIHQYRAAMAVLDKRHYKLSFYLQRIRREYLRRSENNIENDIQEIAGYGRKAF from the coding sequence ATGAATGTGTGGCGTAGAGGGCGTGGATTTGTACAAATGCTGGAGCACAAGCAAGACATTTTACACGGCAATATTGCTACAGCTGAAAATTGTCTTTCACAAATAAAGTTGCTTATTATTCAGCATCAGCAAGAGTGTATGTCTATTGATCAACAAATGAAAAAACTCACGCCTTCCGGCCTGGTCAGTCGGGATGATATTTATGCAGGGATACGGCGTCAAGGTGCTTTATTAAATAGGCAACAATTTATCACTCAAGAAATAAAGCAGCTTGAAGGAAAAAAAGATACTGAGGAGAGAAAAATTCATCAGTATCGCGCTGCAATGGCTGTGCTGGATAAAAGGCATTACAAGCTTTCTTTCTACTTACAGCGAATCCGTCGTGAGTATTTACGCCGTAGTGAAAATAACATCGAAAATGACATTCAGGAGATCGCTGGCTATGGTAGAAAAGCTTTTTGA
- a CDS encoding FliM/FliN family flagellar motor switch protein, which yields MSLRSHLRVKSLGQTVLEQHCSRFAGGKVITAQPDCRYLHVLLHNKQGVEAEAFLDVDLWLREMKARLPGVPWAQVPVDYLVRWLDTMQLAFMLEETVWYVHHLTLPTSSLPEKLLSLPTQPCPLLCLTWPSGYATGDMESFWLKALPFTLQYVLGHSQLPLSVLMDVATGDLLLIKNYSPVLTIGGERSFRFSYQSQEVIVEEQLNEFSEDYCGEEEVLFDWSNIPVNIEFVLDSHSMVLADLEDIRVGSSLPLSADAEKKVKIYLNRKYFAHGELVALENGTLAVEIYQLGNFSSGETSCSDA from the coding sequence ATGAGTTTACGCAGCCATTTACGCGTGAAAAGTCTTGGCCAGACGGTATTAGAACAGCATTGCAGTCGGTTTGCAGGGGGTAAAGTTATCACCGCGCAGCCAGACTGCCGTTATCTGCATGTGCTATTACACAATAAGCAGGGGGTAGAAGCGGAAGCTTTCCTGGATGTTGATCTGTGGTTACGAGAGATGAAAGCACGTTTGCCGGGGGTTCCTTGGGCACAAGTGCCGGTTGACTATCTGGTGCGATGGTTGGATACCATGCAACTAGCGTTCATGCTAGAAGAAACGGTTTGGTATGTACACCATTTAACCTTGCCGACGTCTTCGTTGCCGGAGAAATTACTTTCCCTACCTACACAGCCCTGTCCGTTATTGTGTCTTACTTGGCCGAGTGGGTATGCGACAGGGGATATGGAATCGTTCTGGTTGAAAGCTCTTCCTTTTACGTTGCAATACGTGTTGGGTCATAGCCAGTTGCCGCTCTCTGTGTTGATGGATGTTGCCACAGGGGATTTATTACTGATTAAGAATTACTCCCCAGTATTGACTATCGGGGGGGAGAGGTCATTTCGTTTTAGTTACCAGAGCCAGGAGGTTATTGTGGAAGAACAATTAAATGAATTTTCGGAAGATTATTGTGGTGAAGAAGAAGTGTTGTTTGACTGGTCAAATATTCCAGTAAATATCGAATTTGTTCTTGATAGCCATAGCATGGTATTGGCTGATTTAGAAGATATAAGGGTTGGCAGCTCTCTGCCACTCAGTGCTGACGCTGAGAAAAAGGTGAAAATTTATTTAAATAGAAAATATTTTGCTCATGGAGAATTAGTTGCATTGGAAAATGGTACGCTAGCAGTTGAGATTTATCAGCTTGGTAATTTTTCAAGCGGTGAAACGAGTTGTTCAGATGCTTAA
- a CDS encoding EscR/YscR/HrcR family type III secretion system export apparatus protein: MLNNDISLIALLSFFTLLPFLIAGGTCFIKFSIVLIMVRNALGIQQVPSTLTLNGVALILTAFIMMPICQRISNYIETNNIDFNDSHSVTQLVDQGLGGYREYLVRYSDHDLIRFFNKVQQQNDVVLEPEVDDHELSALPLMTLMPAYALSEIQSAFKIAFYLYVPFVVIDMVVSSILLALGMMMMSPVTISIPIKLILFVAMNGWSLLTKGLISQYTDLMMS; the protein is encoded by the coding sequence ATGCTTAACAATGATATTTCTTTAATCGCACTATTATCTTTTTTTACACTGCTACCCTTTCTTATTGCAGGGGGAACCTGTTTCATTAAGTTTTCCATTGTATTGATTATGGTACGCAATGCGCTTGGTATTCAACAAGTGCCCTCTACGTTAACTTTAAATGGAGTGGCTCTGATTCTAACTGCTTTTATTATGATGCCGATTTGTCAGCGTATTTCCAATTACATCGAAACCAATAACATTGATTTTAATGATAGTCACTCCGTTACGCAGTTAGTCGACCAAGGGTTAGGCGGCTATCGGGAGTATTTGGTGCGTTATTCTGATCACGATCTGATTCGTTTTTTCAATAAAGTACAACAGCAGAATGACGTTGTTCTTGAACCAGAGGTTGACGATCACGAATTAAGCGCTTTGCCACTCATGACGCTAATGCCTGCCTATGCATTAAGTGAAATACAAAGTGCTTTTAAAATTGCTTTTTATCTCTATGTGCCTTTCGTCGTTATTGACATGGTGGTGTCTAGTATCTTATTGGCTCTGGGAATGATGATGATGAGCCCAGTAACAATATCTATTCCCATAAAACTGATTCTCTTTGTTGCAATGAATGGCTGGAGCCTGCTAACCAAGGGATTAATTTCACAATATACTGATTTGATGATGTCATGA
- the sctS gene encoding type III secretion system export apparatus subunit SctS, producing the protein MNNILFIGNSAMLLVLKLTSVPIAFATVVGIVVGLFQTVMQIQEQTLPFGLKMLAVFASIFMLIEWFSAEMINFTTNVFYMAFR; encoded by the coding sequence ATGAATAATATTTTATTTATCGGAAATTCGGCTATGCTTCTTGTATTAAAGCTTACTTCCGTTCCTATCGCTTTTGCTACGGTCGTTGGCATTGTTGTCGGCCTTTTCCAGACGGTAATGCAAATACAGGAGCAAACTTTGCCATTTGGTCTGAAAATGTTGGCTGTGTTTGCCAGTATTTTTATGTTAATTGAGTGGTTTTCTGCTGAAATGATTAATTTCACAACCAATGTTTTTTATATGGCGTTTCGATGA
- the sctT gene encoding type III secretion system export apparatus subunit SctT has product MLFVAFYLNFQHNVLIFAMAYARLAIVFYMLPVLGERVLSNLIVKNVIVSLAIIGLWPCFEPFVSPEQGWLIVLVKECVVGLILAMSLCLPFWVAIGLGEILDNQRGATISDSIDPVNGVQSSVLSGFLNFAFGAIFFAQNGMRLLMEAMAQSYRAFPRGSELEGFNWMEAGNLLTTLVQSSIMLAAPVLIVLMISEILLGIFARYCPQLNSFSLSLTIKSFIAFLVFLLYGFQALSEKPLKMFSTTIFQNFLP; this is encoded by the coding sequence ATGCTGTTTGTTGCGTTTTACCTTAATTTTCAGCACAACGTGCTCATTTTTGCTATGGCCTACGCGCGACTGGCAATAGTTTTCTACATGTTGCCGGTATTAGGGGAGCGTGTATTGTCAAATCTGATAGTTAAGAACGTGATAGTTTCTCTTGCCATTATTGGCTTATGGCCTTGCTTTGAGCCGTTTGTTTCACCGGAACAAGGCTGGCTAATTGTCTTGGTGAAAGAGTGCGTCGTTGGCTTAATCTTAGCTATGTCCTTATGTTTACCTTTTTGGGTTGCGATTGGTTTGGGGGAAATTCTAGATAACCAGCGCGGTGCAACGATTAGCGACAGTATCGATCCCGTTAATGGTGTGCAAAGCTCTGTGTTGTCTGGCTTTCTGAACTTTGCATTCGGCGCGATCTTCTTTGCTCAGAATGGCATGCGTTTGCTGATGGAGGCGATGGCACAAAGTTATCGTGCTTTTCCGCGTGGCAGTGAGCTCGAAGGCTTTAACTGGATGGAAGCGGGGAATTTGCTGACGACCTTGGTGCAGAGCAGTATTATGCTGGCTGCACCGGTGCTGATTGTATTAATGATCTCAGAAATTCTACTCGGTATTTTTGCGCGCTATTGCCCCCAGCTCAATTCATTTTCACTGTCACTTACCATCAAAAGTTTCATCGCTTTTCTTGTTTTTTTGCTCTACGGCTTTCAAGCGTTGTCAGAAAAGCCCTTGAAGATGTTTTCTACGACGATATTTCAGAACTTTTTACCCTGA
- a CDS encoding EscU/YscU/HrcU family type III secretion system export apparatus switch protein: protein MAEKTEKPTDKRRKDSAKKGQTFKSKDLITTTILLVGVYYLSHAIDFGRFFSLYHMALLHNADMNISDFLIELSLVFLQITLPFIAVCALVGAGMTLLQTRFSIASKAIKMNFKALNPIEGMKKIFNVRTIKELVKSICYLIVFICTCYSLVHNDLKQALITYNGNIPQLVSVWSSLTFKAVLVFIAWALCILVADFIAEYFIHFRDIKMDKHEVKQERKENDGNPEIKSARRRIHQEILSGEEMAAIRNSEVVLANPTHIAIAIYFNPEVAMLPFIALRSTNMKARAAIAYAEKIGVPVVRNILLTRRIYHSYRKYSFISLNDDALMDVMDILVWLRQVEAAGIVLPEDTIEDNAHVPEQTEPSPETKTP, encoded by the coding sequence ATGGCTGAAAAAACGGAAAAACCAACGGATAAACGGCGTAAAGACTCGGCAAAGAAAGGGCAAACATTTAAAAGTAAAGATCTTATCACCACAACTATTTTGTTGGTCGGGGTCTATTACCTTTCCCATGCTATCGATTTTGGTCGTTTCTTCTCTCTTTATCATATGGCGTTATTACACAACGCTGACATGAATATAAGTGATTTCCTGATAGAACTTTCGCTTGTTTTTTTGCAGATTACGTTACCCTTTATCGCTGTTTGTGCATTAGTTGGGGCAGGGATGACTTTATTACAGACTCGATTTTCTATTGCATCAAAAGCAATAAAAATGAATTTTAAAGCATTGAATCCCATCGAGGGTATGAAGAAGATTTTTAATGTTAGAACAATCAAAGAACTCGTTAAATCTATCTGCTATCTTATCGTATTTATCTGTACTTGTTACAGTTTAGTACATAATGATCTCAAGCAGGCTTTAATTACCTATAATGGTAATATTCCTCAATTGGTTAGTGTCTGGAGTTCGCTGACGTTCAAAGCGGTGTTAGTTTTTATTGCCTGGGCTTTGTGTATTTTAGTCGCTGACTTTATTGCTGAGTATTTTATTCATTTTCGCGATATAAAAATGGATAAGCATGAGGTTAAACAAGAACGTAAAGAAAATGATGGTAATCCTGAAATTAAGAGTGCCAGACGCCGGATTCATCAGGAAATTCTTTCAGGGGAGGAGATGGCGGCAATTAGAAACTCTGAGGTCGTGCTTGCCAACCCGACCCATATTGCGATTGCTATTTATTTCAATCCAGAAGTCGCTATGCTCCCATTTATTGCTCTTCGTAGTACAAATATGAAGGCAAGGGCTGCCATTGCCTATGCGGAGAAAATAGGTGTGCCAGTTGTTCGCAATATTTTACTGACGAGAAGAATTTATCATTCTTATCGCAAGTACAGTTTTATTTCATTGAATGATGATGCATTAATGGACGTCATGGATATACTCGTTTGGTTGCGACAGGTAGAAGCCGCTGGGATTGTTTTACCAGAAGATACGATAGAAGATAATGCTCATGTGCCAGAACAGACTGAGCCATCGCCAGAAACGAAAACCCCCTGA
- the sicA gene encoding type III secretion system translocator chaperone SicA, whose amino-acid sequence MINENVTAPPSDEDEVYDYSIGIIDAIQSGATLKDVHNVSHETMSDIYKLAYDFYYHGKLNDAESLFRFLCIYDFYNPEYTMGLAAVYQLKGNYPKAIDFYALSYTLSENDYRPMFYAGQCNLMMRHSIQAKKCFEIVIDKCSDPVLNEKSQNYLQALNEMSNDEEVDSSEI is encoded by the coding sequence ATGATTAATGAAAACGTGACAGCCCCCCCCAGTGATGAAGATGAAGTCTATGATTACTCAATTGGCATTATTGATGCCATCCAGAGTGGGGCAACTTTAAAAGACGTTCATAATGTTTCTCATGAAACAATGAGCGATATTTATAAATTGGCTTATGATTTTTACTACCACGGAAAATTAAACGACGCTGAGTCACTTTTTCGCTTTTTGTGTATCTATGATTTCTATAACCCTGAGTATACGATGGGGCTGGCCGCAGTATATCAGCTGAAAGGAAACTACCCCAAAGCGATTGATTTCTATGCCTTGTCTTATACATTATCAGAAAATGACTACCGCCCGATGTTTTATGCTGGTCAGTGTAATCTGATGATGCGCCATTCTATACAAGCTAAAAAGTGTTTTGAAATAGTTATTGATAAATGCAGCGACCCTGTGCTGAATGAAAAATCTCAGAATTACCTACAAGCGTTAAATGAGATGAGTAATGACGAAGAGGTCGATAGCTCTGAGATATAA
- the sctE gene encoding type III secretion system translocon subunit SctE: protein MDIPLDGFGTLDYIRGSSEASQEELKRQGELTKRFGNSALKNHSQLGQVKDAIQVLQPGQLMKVLQNTHLAMSGNGERADLAQQDIPQLTLLQESGEADNSDKNARADKRLSTSAEMNALLGKIAQLTNDSSVGKLNAQVHSYNAMMAGTENAYSELAAALETQGTQWAGDADALNAAQKQANKLEQDVNNAQSSLNKAQGTLSDLERQAAAQDPVSPELEQQIDEARNAVVMAQANLTSAKSAHDNFVAGPLATAIKAENASRAELNTTQAKSNTMVNSLSPQQQFAVESQRKQRDENTKSLTFLMALISQLINQSANEDLSASAELKQKLSEAAAKDAEKKAKEYDEQVRKAEELQKTMGCIAKVLGWAITVVGVVGAAFTGGASLAIAAVGLALAIGDEICQAVNDGYSFMQAALKPLMEHVMKPLMEFMAKMYAQILELFGLDKSTSEFVGQILGAISAAVILIAAMMVAGSAASKLGDVFMKKLGGDVAKKAIQNTMHKMMDNVVGETIKKMSGGIGRAVAMDSVKMGQIAVRMRMATTIASFANTTIQTTGNIITADMMVKAAKTKANMINDIALQDLLNEMMDRAMDSYTRRVESANEIIKNISTVADNQMQAGKYITKRMRAVGA, encoded by the coding sequence ATGGATATACCGCTTGATGGTTTTGGAACTCTCGATTACATCAGAGGAAGCTCAGAGGCTAGTCAGGAAGAGTTAAAACGACAGGGCGAGCTGACGAAGCGTTTTGGAAATTCGGCGTTAAAAAATCATTCCCAATTAGGTCAAGTCAAAGATGCTATTCAGGTATTACAGCCTGGGCAATTAATGAAGGTGTTGCAGAATACCCATCTTGCAATGAGCGGCAACGGTGAGAGAGCCGATCTTGCTCAACAGGATATTCCTCAATTGACGTTGCTGCAAGAAAGTGGGGAGGCTGATAATAGTGATAAAAATGCTCGTGCAGATAAACGCCTCAGCACCTCTGCCGAAATGAACGCGCTGTTAGGAAAAATAGCTCAGCTTACTAATGACAGCTCAGTTGGAAAATTGAATGCACAAGTTCACAGCTATAACGCCATGATGGCGGGTACGGAAAATGCGTATTCTGAACTGGCCGCGGCGCTTGAAACACAGGGAACGCAGTGGGCTGGCGATGCTGATGCTCTGAACGCTGCACAAAAACAGGCGAATAAGCTAGAACAGGATGTTAACAATGCGCAATCCTCACTGAATAAAGCGCAGGGTACGTTGAGCGATCTGGAGCGTCAGGCCGCGGCGCAGGATCCAGTTTCTCCGGAATTAGAACAGCAAATTGATGAAGCCAGAAACGCAGTGGTAATGGCTCAGGCTAATTTAACTAGTGCCAAATCTGCGCACGACAATTTCGTTGCGGGTCCACTCGCAACTGCAATTAAAGCGGAAAATGCGTCTCGTGCGGAACTCAATACGACGCAAGCTAAGTCTAACACTATGGTGAACTCCCTTTCGCCGCAGCAGCAGTTCGCCGTTGAAAGCCAACGTAAGCAGCGCGATGAGAATACGAAAAGCCTCACATTTTTAATGGCTCTGATATCGCAGCTGATTAATCAGAGTGCGAATGAGGATCTGAGTGCCTCGGCCGAATTGAAACAGAAACTCTCTGAGGCCGCCGCCAAAGATGCGGAAAAAAAAGCGAAAGAATACGATGAACAGGTTCGTAAAGCCGAAGAACTGCAAAAAACCATGGGGTGCATTGCTAAAGTCTTGGGGTGGGCGATCACCGTAGTGGGAGTTGTTGGGGCAGCCTTTACGGGAGGGGCCTCTCTGGCCATCGCAGCTGTAGGGCTAGCGTTAGCAATTGGTGATGAAATATGCCAAGCCGTTAATGATGGGTATTCTTTCATGCAGGCTGCGCTGAAGCCTTTGATGGAGCATGTTATGAAGCCGCTGATGGAATTTATGGCCAAAATGTATGCTCAGATTCTTGAATTATTTGGTCTCGATAAAAGTACATCTGAGTTTGTAGGCCAAATTCTGGGGGCGATTAGTGCGGCAGTGATATTGATTGCTGCGATGATGGTTGCTGGCAGCGCGGCAAGTAAACTGGGCGATGTCTTCATGAAAAAGCTCGGTGGTGACGTTGCGAAAAAAGCTATTCAGAACACAATGCACAAAATGATGGATAACGTGGTCGGTGAAACGATTAAAAAGATGAGTGGGGGGATTGGGCGTGCGGTTGCTATGGACTCAGTTAAAATGGGGCAGATAGCTGTACGCATGAGAATGGCAACAACCATCGCCTCGTTTGCCAATACCACGATACAAACGACAGGAAATATTATTACTGCGGATATGATGGTTAAGGCGGCAAAAACAAAAGCCAATATGATAAATGATATTGCGCTACAGGATCTTTTAAATGAAATGATGGATCGCGCAATGGATAGCTATACACGGCGTGTAGAAAGCGCGAATGAAATTATTAAAAACATCTCTACCGTTGCTGATAATCAAATGCAGGCGGGTAAATATATTACCAAACGAATGAGAGCGGTGGGGGCGTAG
- a CDS encoding IpaD/SipD/SspD family type III secretion system needle tip protein: MIGKSLSENGVDIDSPNLEHGNVGEGAGQKNNVFNRIGMVRSDVLESKVLSHDKEYISTAENIKQKINNDNLMAKYANSQLYLARINIEKTAGDEISHANENGKRNGEITTSTSYAELWAVIANAIQTIKEDYVDFYADLMKQYTDMYEAYNEHVQKASSEAVSAGKDGNTVAFDQKKMEDGYTAFDAYVAANSPAGEVKNWADMTPEEKNDMRVTLEPAYKIVEVEDEDGNCHGSIEFNLDQYDKTVKNSYPAAKNQTGVYEPSTSSYQAWLATFNSTSSALQSNMQSFAQRYSQANNTFDNLNKVLSGAISALGESAKDVFKAL, encoded by the coding sequence ATGATAGGGAAATCTCTATCAGAAAATGGTGTGGATATTGACAGCCCGAATCTCGAACACGGTAATGTTGGGGAGGGCGCGGGACAGAAAAACAATGTGTTTAATCGTATAGGCATGGTGCGTTCTGATGTTTTAGAAAGTAAAGTACTGAGCCATGATAAAGAATATATCAGCACGGCTGAAAATATAAAGCAAAAAATTAATAATGACAACTTAATGGCCAAGTATGCTAATAGCCAACTGTATTTAGCGAGAATAAATATTGAAAAAACAGCGGGAGATGAAATTAGCCATGCTAATGAAAATGGCAAACGTAATGGAGAAATCACTACGAGCACTAGCTATGCGGAGCTATGGGCGGTAATTGCCAATGCGATTCAAACGATAAAAGAAGATTATGTAGATTTCTATGCTGATTTAATGAAGCAGTATACTGATATGTATGAAGCCTATAATGAACATGTACAAAAGGCTTCCTCGGAGGCGGTGTCCGCAGGGAAAGATGGCAACACCGTCGCATTCGATCAGAAGAAAATGGAGGACGGATATACTGCTTTTGATGCGTATGTGGCGGCGAATTCACCGGCTGGAGAAGTAAAAAATTGGGCCGATATGACGCCGGAAGAAAAAAATGACATGAGAGTCACGCTTGAGCCTGCCTATAAGATTGTTGAGGTTGAGGATGAGGATGGTAACTGTCACGGCTCTATTGAATTTAATCTCGATCAGTATGATAAGACCGTGAAAAATTCTTATCCGGCAGCAAAAAATCAAACGGGAGTATATGAGCCCTCTACTTCTAGCTATCAGGCCTGGCTCGCGACCTTTAATTCCACCAGTAGTGCATTGCAAAGTAATATGCAGTCATTCGCCCAGCGCTATAGTCAAGCGAACAATACATTTGATAATTTAAATAAAGTATTAAGCGGTGCAATTAGTGCACTAGGTGAAAGCGCCAAAGACGTTTTCAAAGCGTTGTAA
- a CDS encoding acyl carrier protein produces the protein MDSLLIKDNVFELICDVIYQVNGTAPAEIKAQDSLIKDIAMDSVELVDFLIKLEDLGLVLERSQITSKLTVEQVVELMMVALRQ, from the coding sequence TTGGATTCATTGCTAATAAAAGACAATGTGTTTGAGTTGATATGTGATGTTATTTATCAGGTTAATGGCACGGCTCCTGCTGAGATTAAAGCACAGGATAGCTTGATCAAGGATATTGCAATGGATTCCGTGGAGTTAGTTGATTTTCTGATAAAACTGGAAGATCTTGGCTTGGTGTTGGAGCGTTCACAAATCACGAGTAAGCTAACGGTCGAGCAGGTTGTTGAACTTATGATGGTGGCGTTGAGGCAGTAA
- the queG gene encoding tRNA epoxyqueuosine(34) reductase QueG, giving the protein MPYPYDLNELAQHIKQWGQALGFQQVGICDTDLSAEEPRLQDWLDKQYHGEMDWMVRHGMLRARPHELLPGTLRVISVRMNYLPAKAAFASTLKNPELGYVSRYALGRDYHKLLRQRLKKLGDQIQAYCGELNFRPFVDSAPIMERPLAAKAGLGWVGKHSLILNREAGSWFFLGELLIDLPLPVDRPQEEQCGRCVACMTTCPTGAIVAPYTVDARRCISYLTIELEGPIPEEFRPLMGNRIYGCDDCQLICPWNRFSQLTDEADFSPRAALHTPELLALFGWNEEKFLRITEGSPIRRIGHLRWLRNIAVALGNAPYQDSIVLALQARLGESELLDEHIHWAVHQQLERRASLEIDVQSTQKKRLIRAVEKGLPRDA; this is encoded by the coding sequence ATGCCATATCCCTACGATCTCAATGAATTAGCGCAACACATCAAACAATGGGGACAGGCATTGGGTTTCCAGCAGGTCGGTATCTGCGACACCGATTTGTCCGCAGAAGAGCCTCGACTTCAGGATTGGCTGGATAAGCAATACCACGGGGAAATGGACTGGATGGTGCGCCACGGCATGCTGCGGGCGCGTCCGCATGAGCTGCTGCCCGGCACACTGCGTGTCATCAGCGTACGTATGAATTATCTTCCCGCCAAAGCCGCATTCGCCAGTACCTTAAAAAACCCAGAACTCGGCTACGTTAGCCGCTATGCACTGGGTCGCGATTACCACAAGCTGTTGCGCCAGCGTCTGAAAAAGCTCGGCGACCAGATTCAGGCATACTGCGGTGAATTGAATTTTCGTCCCTTTGTCGATTCCGCTCCCATTATGGAACGCCCTTTGGCTGCGAAAGCCGGACTTGGCTGGGTTGGTAAACACTCACTCATTCTGAACAGAGAAGCCGGCTCCTGGTTCTTTCTGGGTGAACTGCTGATCGATTTACCCCTACCCGTCGATCGCCCACAGGAAGAACAGTGCGGCCGATGCGTCGCCTGCATGACCACCTGCCCAACTGGCGCGATTGTCGCCCCTTACACCGTTGATGCCCGTCGCTGCATTTCCTATCTGACCATCGAATTGGAAGGTCCGATTCCTGAAGAATTTCGTCCGCTCATGGGCAATCGCATCTATGGCTGCGATGACTGTCAGCTGATTTGCCCGTGGAATCGGTTTTCACAGCTTACCGACGAGGCGGATTTCAGCCCGCGAGCCGCGCTGCATACGCCAGAGCTGCTGGCGCTATTCGGCTGGAATGAAGAGAAATTTCTGCGAATTACGGAAGGGTCTCCGATCCGGCGCATCGGCCATCTCCGCTGGCTACGCAATATTGCCGTCGCACTGGGGAATGCCCCCTATCAGGATAGTATCGTACTGGCGCTGCAAGCCCGTTTGGGTGAAAGCGAACTGTTGGATGAACATATCCACTGGGCAGTTCATCAGCAGTTGGAACGTCGCGCGTCACTGGAAATTGACGTCCAATCCACACAGAAAAAGCGACTTATTCGTGCAGTAGAGAAAGGATTACCGCGTGATGCGTGA